Proteins from a single region of Dyadobacter fanqingshengii:
- a CDS encoding RNA polymerase sigma factor — MRKSTPVPEDEPHLGELWNRFRQNDEQAFDELAKRRYRLLFNYATKFTKDTELIKDCIQDLFLELWYRRTRLTDTSYVTVYLICALRNNLLRKLKVNTRLDDSADIGASCEGFTDNLTVETMLISSESMSQKEREIRNAINRLPKRQQEVIFLKFYEGLSNDEIAKVMEIERQTVSNFIYRAIAQLKNDLPSFSNVIPQIILAFFLKFLS; from the coding sequence GCCAAAACGATGAGCAGGCTTTTGACGAGCTCGCCAAGCGCCGTTACCGCCTTCTGTTTAATTATGCTACAAAATTTACCAAAGACACGGAGCTGATCAAGGACTGCATTCAGGACCTGTTTTTGGAATTATGGTATCGCAGGACCCGCCTTACCGACACTTCCTATGTTACAGTTTACCTCATTTGCGCGCTGCGAAACAATCTTTTACGGAAATTGAAAGTCAATACGCGCCTCGACGATTCAGCCGACATTGGCGCCAGCTGCGAAGGTTTCACGGATAACCTGACGGTGGAAACAATGCTGATCAGTTCCGAATCCATGTCGCAAAAAGAACGTGAGATCCGCAATGCGATCAACCGCCTGCCTAAACGCCAGCAGGAAGTGATTTTTCTCAAATTTTACGAGGGTTTGTCCAACGATGAGATCGCCAAAGTAATGGAGATCGAACGCCAAACGGTTTCCAACTTCATTTACAGAGCCATTGCCCAGCTCAAAAATGACCTGCCTTCCTTCTCGAATGTCATACCGCAAATTATTTTAGCATTTTTTCTAAAATTTTTATCATAA
- a CDS encoding FecR family protein, whose translation MQDYARYDIKDFLADEAFCRWVLHQKPADNAFWENWVRNNPDRASIVTTAKELISEIHHAQNYLSEDELQRELQRLSAARKSATEELEYAEPSNTWISRFSLALGVLTCLIVLFYFYTNSPLKTVKSQISQESLNDKENEKWIEVTNDQSNTKHIALPDGSSVRLSPESKLSYPAKFVQHEREVLLNGEAFFDVTKNPESPFKVYTSDVVTTVLGTSFTVKAFDHDKDVRVVVKTGRVTVSANAPQTKTQEPEKNELVLLPNQQVVYHRDDQKMKRSLIENPAQVGPTDITNQNLVFDNAPVAKVFESLQKRYEVQIIYDADLMAGCQLTAELGQEPLFEKLGMICKAIQARYELIDGQIVIHGSSCK comes from the coding sequence ATGCAGGATTACGCACGATATGACATTAAAGATTTCCTGGCCGACGAGGCATTTTGCAGATGGGTGCTGCATCAAAAACCTGCCGACAACGCTTTTTGGGAAAACTGGGTCCGTAATAACCCCGATCGTGCAAGCATTGTTACGACTGCAAAGGAGCTGATCTCGGAAATCCATCACGCACAAAATTATCTTAGCGAAGATGAGCTGCAACGTGAATTGCAACGCTTGTCTGCCGCAAGGAAATCGGCAACCGAAGAATTGGAATATGCGGAACCTTCCAACACATGGATCAGTCGGTTTTCGCTCGCATTAGGTGTCCTCACATGCCTGATTGTCCTTTTTTATTTTTATACAAATTCTCCCTTAAAAACGGTCAAGTCGCAAATCAGCCAAGAGTCTTTGAACGATAAGGAAAATGAAAAATGGATTGAAGTAACTAATGATCAGTCTAATACAAAACACATTGCGTTACCCGACGGCAGCTCTGTGAGACTTTCGCCCGAAAGCAAGCTCAGTTACCCGGCCAAATTCGTGCAGCATGAGCGCGAAGTTTTGCTGAATGGCGAGGCGTTTTTTGATGTGACCAAAAATCCTGAAAGTCCTTTTAAAGTCTACACCAGTGATGTGGTTACCACGGTTTTGGGCACCAGTTTTACTGTAAAAGCATTTGATCATGACAAAGATGTGCGCGTTGTGGTCAAAACGGGAAGGGTGACCGTTTCGGCAAATGCGCCGCAAACCAAAACACAGGAGCCGGAGAAGAACGAACTCGTCCTGTTACCCAACCAGCAGGTCGTATATCACCGCGACGATCAGAAAATGAAGCGTTCGCTCATTGAAAATCCTGCACAGGTCGGCCCGACAGACATTACTAATCAAAACCTCGTTTTTGACAATGCACCGGTTGCAAAGGTTTTTGAATCACTCCAAAAACGATACGAAGTCCAGATCATTTACGATGCCGATTTAATGGCCGGTTGCCAGCTTACCGCAGAGCTTGGTCAGGAGCCATTATTTGAAAAACTCGGCATGATCTGCAAAGCCATACAAGCGCGCTATGAATTGATCGACGGGCAGATCGTGATCCACGGAAGCTCGTGTAAATAA
- a CDS encoding TonB-dependent receptor, translating to MKISTKPIRILLKIMRMSIYQLILSILCTTLVAANDSRAQELLNRRISLDLDDQKISVALRQISRQASVRFMYSPQVIPVENKVTLHVHNEPLNVVLESLFKPLNIGYEVSGNQLVLSIIPDLKPLNPQPAEEQKPVDRNIKGSVKDEKGAPLPGVSIVVKGTQRGSLSDTDGNFDVSIPDGEHTIIFSFVGYLSQEIPVGNQSTMDIVLKDDLKALQEVVVVGYGTQKKVNLTGSVASVEGEELLKTPATNITNSLVGRLPGLIAVNGNGKPGAGSSISIRGASTFGDNSALIVVDGIIRTFDQIDPNEVESISILKDASATAVYGSRAANGVILVTTKRGATGKPTFNYNGFAGFQQPTQYPKVLSAYEYAVTKNKAVQNLGKPIQYSDQQLEDIRNGVLPEYDWYGNTLKKQSFQTQQNLSVSGGSDAIRYFLSLGYLDQDGMYDRINFQRYSIRTNVDAKINKNLTISADIDASARNTNQSAYAPESIFDDIVAAYPLDKAYNPDGTIFYTREQHPVEEIKTGYNRMRNNILQATLTVKHELPFIKGLSVLGRASFGREYSNNKHYNVPIFMNRQDVDGNTLEIYPYGGWNGKTSLTQSFSEYNTTTLNASLNYSRSFGPHELGGLLLFEQLDAKGNNFYGFRTNFPAQGLDEFFYGGESQKDANGGSFTDGRRGAIARVNYSFQQRYLFEASFRRDGSVAFPSSKKYGFFPAVSAGWRIIEEPFLKNSAALSFLDNLKLRASYGVVGNDRNVYTGYLLRNPTFQYSQVYNPSGTIVSGTEGLSTIAPGILPNPDVTWETASVSDVGLEGSLWKGKLQFEVDLFYKRTSNILRTRIRSIPGTLGAQLPAENYAKVDNKGIEFMLSHQNSFQALKYFVKLNGSFSQSKVITLDEPANTPDYLLQTGRPLGFITGYKALGFFQSDEEVTAYLPQFNGGQKAGDVKYADINGDQKVDANDLTIISMDNNVPKVIGGLSFGGSLKGFDLNVLFQAAGRVRQVLYGAARDFFQGGSRNTYVDLLDHWSPENPDALYPRPWEGPHPNNSLTSSLYLRNASYVRLRSIDFGYTLPSELIKKIGVRNVRVYFSGANLLVWSKMKMFDPEIENTTGTYYPQQRTLNLGLNLTF from the coding sequence ATGAAAATTAGTACGAAACCGATCAGGATTTTACTCAAAATCATGCGCATGTCAATTTATCAGCTGATCCTGTCTATCCTATGCACAACATTGGTTGCGGCCAATGACAGTCGGGCCCAGGAATTACTGAACCGTCGGATTTCACTGGATCTGGATGATCAGAAAATAAGCGTCGCACTCCGGCAGATCAGCCGTCAGGCGTCCGTGCGTTTCATGTATAGTCCGCAGGTGATCCCTGTTGAGAACAAAGTGACCTTACATGTCCATAATGAGCCGCTTAATGTGGTTCTCGAGTCGCTTTTCAAGCCATTGAACATTGGTTACGAAGTCTCCGGCAACCAGCTTGTGCTCAGCATTATTCCTGATTTGAAACCATTAAACCCTCAACCGGCGGAAGAGCAAAAACCCGTTGACAGGAACATTAAAGGATCAGTAAAAGACGAAAAAGGCGCACCATTGCCCGGCGTGAGCATTGTGGTAAAAGGCACACAGCGCGGCTCATTGAGCGATACGGATGGGAATTTTGACGTTAGCATTCCCGACGGCGAGCATACGATCATTTTCTCTTTTGTGGGTTACCTGAGCCAGGAAATTCCGGTGGGCAACCAGAGCACGATGGACATTGTGTTGAAAGACGATTTGAAAGCATTGCAGGAAGTGGTCGTGGTCGGTTACGGAACCCAGAAAAAAGTGAATCTGACTGGCTCCGTGGCTTCCGTGGAAGGCGAAGAACTGCTTAAAACACCCGCAACAAACATTACCAACTCGCTCGTAGGCAGGCTTCCGGGCCTTATTGCGGTAAATGGAAACGGAAAGCCCGGCGCAGGATCGTCCATTTCCATCCGCGGCGCCAGCACATTCGGCGATAACAGCGCATTGATCGTCGTCGACGGCATTATACGGACTTTCGACCAGATCGATCCCAATGAAGTGGAGAGCATTTCCATACTAAAAGACGCCTCCGCAACAGCAGTTTACGGTTCGAGAGCGGCCAACGGTGTTATTTTGGTTACTACAAAACGCGGTGCGACGGGCAAGCCAACATTCAATTACAACGGTTTTGCAGGCTTTCAGCAGCCTACGCAATATCCAAAAGTGCTGAGCGCCTATGAATATGCGGTTACAAAAAATAAGGCCGTTCAAAATCTCGGCAAGCCCATTCAATATTCCGATCAGCAATTGGAAGACATCCGCAATGGCGTGCTTCCTGAATATGACTGGTATGGCAATACATTGAAAAAGCAATCTTTTCAAACCCAACAAAACCTGAGTGTGAGCGGCGGCTCGGATGCGATCCGCTATTTTCTTTCACTGGGTTACCTGGATCAGGACGGCATGTACGACCGCATCAATTTTCAGCGCTATTCCATACGGACCAATGTAGATGCGAAAATCAATAAAAACCTGACCATATCGGCGGACATTGACGCCAGCGCCAGAAACACCAACCAAAGTGCCTACGCGCCCGAATCTATTTTCGACGACATTGTGGCCGCCTATCCGCTGGACAAAGCTTATAACCCCGACGGGACCATTTTTTACACCCGCGAGCAACATCCGGTTGAAGAGATCAAAACCGGCTATAACCGCATGCGGAACAACATTCTGCAAGCTACATTGACGGTGAAACATGAATTGCCGTTTATCAAAGGTTTATCTGTTTTAGGAAGGGCATCTTTTGGCCGTGAGTATTCCAATAACAAGCATTACAATGTGCCTATTTTCATGAACCGCCAGGACGTTGACGGCAACACGCTGGAAATTTATCCTTACGGTGGCTGGAATGGCAAAACTTCCTTAACGCAATCATTCAGCGAGTATAATACAACCACATTGAATGCCTCGCTGAATTATTCACGCAGCTTCGGCCCGCACGAATTGGGCGGCTTGCTCCTGTTCGAACAGCTTGATGCGAAAGGCAACAATTTTTATGGTTTCCGCACCAATTTCCCCGCCCAGGGCTTGGATGAATTTTTCTACGGCGGTGAAAGTCAGAAAGATGCCAACGGTGGCTCGTTCACAGACGGTCGCCGCGGTGCCATTGCGCGGGTTAATTACAGTTTTCAGCAGCGTTATTTGTTCGAAGCATCATTCAGAAGGGACGGTTCTGTGGCGTTTCCGTCCTCCAAGAAATACGGATTTTTCCCAGCTGTGTCTGCCGGCTGGCGCATTATTGAAGAACCTTTTCTTAAAAACAGCGCCGCGCTTTCATTCCTCGATAACCTGAAATTGCGTGCATCTTACGGCGTCGTGGGTAACGACCGCAATGTGTACACGGGCTATCTTTTGAGGAACCCCACATTCCAGTATTCGCAGGTTTACAATCCGTCGGGAACCATTGTATCGGGCACAGAAGGCCTTTCCACCATTGCACCGGGCATTTTGCCCAACCCGGATGTGACCTGGGAAACGGCGTCGGTTTCGGATGTTGGTCTGGAAGGTTCGTTGTGGAAAGGTAAATTGCAGTTTGAAGTGGATCTGTTTTACAAAAGAACTTCCAACATTCTCCGCACACGTATACGCTCCATTCCGGGCACACTAGGTGCGCAGTTGCCGGCGGAAAATTATGCCAAAGTGGATAACAAGGGCATTGAGTTCATGCTGAGCCACCAGAACAGTTTTCAGGCTTTGAAATATTTTGTAAAACTGAACGGAAGCTTCTCGCAAAGCAAAGTGATTACATTGGACGAACCCGCCAACACACCTGATTATCTGTTGCAAACAGGTCGCCCGCTGGGCTTTATTACCGGTTACAAGGCACTGGGTTTTTTCCAATCAGACGAGGAAGTGACTGCTTACTTGCCGCAATTCAATGGCGGACAAAAAGCCGGTGATGTGAAATACGCAGACATTAACGGCGATCAGAAAGTGGATGCGAATGACCTGACAATCATATCCATGGACAACAATGTGCCGAAAGTGATCGGCGGCTTGTCATTCGGCGGCTCGCTTAAAGGTTTTGATCTGAATGTCCTTTTCCAGGCAGCAGGACGTGTACGACAAGTGCTTTACGGCGCTGCCAGGGACTTTTTCCAGGGTGGTTCACGCAATACGTATGTGGATCTGCTGGACCACTGGTCGCCTGAGAATCCTGATGCACTGTATCCGAGACCGTGGGAAGGCCCTCACCCGAATAACTCCCTCACTTCCAGCCTATATCTAAGAAATGCAAGCTATGTGCGGTTAAGGTCCATCGACTTTGGCTATACATTACCTTCAGAGCTGATCAAGAAAATCGGTGTGCGCAATGTGCGGGTTTATTTCTCGGGAGCTAATCTTTTAGTTTGGTCAAAAATGAAAATGTTTGATCCTGAAATTGAGAACACAACCGGCACCTACTACCCGCAGCAGCGCACGCTGAACCTGGGCCTGAACCTTACTTTTTAA